In the genome of Rhizobium etli 8C-3, one region contains:
- a CDS encoding ABCB family ABC transporter ATP-binding protein/permease: MANSKTVSQSNLLRTLFNLWPYMWPSGRTDLKMRVVWATVYLLVSKFVLLLVPYFFKWSTDALNGRVDLAGTLPPLLVGATVLVIAYNLTRLIQLGLNQLRDALFASVGQYAVRQLAYRTFVHIHELSLRFHLERKTGGLSRIIERGTKGIETIVRFTILNSVPTVIEFLLTAVIFWWGYGFSYLAVTAFTVWAYIWFTIRASDWRIAIRRTMNESDTDANTKAIDSLLNFETVKYFGNEEMEAKRFDRSMERYEKAATDVWTSLGWLNFGQGVIFGLGTTAMLLLSAFAVQRGEQTIGDFVFVNSMLLQLSVPLNFIGFVYREIRQGLTDIEQMFDLLDVTPEVTDAPDAAPLRIDQGAISFKDVHFSYDPLRPILKGISFEVPAGKTVAVVGPSGAGKSTLSRLLYRFYDIQSGAITVDGQDIRHVTQKSLRSAIGMVPQDTVLFNDTVAYNIRYGRPSAGDAEVKTAAEIAQIAHFIELLPEGFETKVGERGLKLSGGEKQRVAIARTILKAPPILILDEATSALDTTTEREIQEALDVVSKNRTTLVIAHRLSTVIGADEIIVLKGGEIAERGTHAALLEKNGLYASMWNRQREATQAEEHLKQVRESDDLGIVARLAPAS; the protein is encoded by the coding sequence ATGGCAAACAGCAAGACGGTTTCGCAATCCAACCTCCTGCGGACGCTCTTCAATCTTTGGCCCTACATGTGGCCTTCCGGCCGGACGGACCTCAAGATGCGCGTCGTCTGGGCAACGGTCTATCTGCTCGTCTCCAAGTTTGTGCTGCTGCTCGTTCCGTATTTCTTCAAATGGTCGACCGATGCCCTGAATGGCCGCGTGGATCTCGCCGGAACCCTGCCCCCGCTCCTCGTCGGGGCGACCGTGCTGGTCATCGCCTATAACCTCACCCGCCTGATCCAGCTTGGCCTCAATCAACTGCGCGACGCGCTGTTTGCAAGCGTCGGCCAATACGCCGTGCGCCAGCTCGCCTACCGGACTTTCGTGCACATCCACGAACTCTCGCTGCGCTTCCATCTGGAGCGCAAGACCGGCGGCTTGTCGCGAATCATCGAGCGCGGCACGAAGGGTATCGAGACGATCGTGCGCTTCACGATCCTGAACTCGGTTCCGACCGTCATAGAATTCCTGCTGACCGCCGTGATCTTCTGGTGGGGCTACGGTTTTTCCTATCTCGCAGTGACCGCCTTCACCGTCTGGGCCTATATCTGGTTCACGATCCGCGCGTCGGACTGGCGCATCGCCATCCGCCGGACGATGAACGAAAGCGATACCGACGCCAACACCAAGGCGATCGATTCGCTGCTCAACTTCGAGACCGTCAAGTATTTCGGCAACGAAGAGATGGAGGCAAAACGCTTCGACAGGTCGATGGAACGCTACGAGAAGGCAGCGACCGATGTCTGGACCTCGCTCGGCTGGCTGAACTTCGGCCAGGGCGTCATCTTCGGCCTCGGCACGACGGCCATGCTTTTGCTTTCAGCCTTTGCCGTCCAGCGCGGCGAGCAGACCATCGGCGACTTCGTCTTCGTCAATTCCATGCTGCTGCAGCTTTCCGTGCCACTGAACTTCATCGGCTTCGTCTATCGCGAAATCCGCCAGGGACTGACTGATATCGAGCAGATGTTCGACCTGCTCGACGTGACGCCCGAGGTAACCGATGCGCCCGACGCTGCCCCGCTCAGGATTGATCAGGGCGCCATCAGCTTCAAGGACGTGCATTTCTCCTACGATCCGCTGCGCCCGATCCTTAAGGGAATTTCCTTCGAAGTCCCCGCCGGCAAGACCGTCGCAGTCGTCGGCCCGTCCGGCGCCGGCAAATCGACGCTTTCGCGCCTGCTCTACCGTTTTTACGATATCCAGAGCGGCGCGATCACCGTCGACGGCCAGGATATTCGCCATGTCACCCAAAAGAGCCTTCGATCGGCGATCGGCATGGTTCCACAGGATACCGTGCTCTTCAATGACACGGTTGCCTACAATATCCGCTACGGCCGCCCGTCGGCCGGCGATGCCGAGGTGAAGACGGCTGCTGAAATTGCCCAGATCGCGCATTTCATCGAGTTATTGCCGGAGGGTTTCGAAACCAAGGTCGGCGAGCGCGGATTGAAGCTTTCTGGCGGCGAGAAACAGCGCGTCGCCATAGCCCGCACCATCCTCAAGGCGCCCCCGATCCTGATCCTCGACGAGGCGACATCGGCGCTCGACACGACGACGGAGCGGGAAATCCAGGAGGCCCTTGACGTCGTTTCGAAGAACCGCACGACACTCGTCATCGCCCACCGCCTGTCCACTGTCATCGGCGCGGATGAGATTATCGTCTTGAAAGGTGGCGAGATAGCCGAGCGCGGTACGCATGCGGCGCTGCTCGAGAAAAACGGCCTCTACGCCTCGATGTGGAACCGCCAGCGCGAAGCAACGCAGGCGGAGGAGCATCTGAAGCAAGTGCGCGAAAGCGACGACCTGGGCATTGTTGCCCGTCTGGCGCCGGCAAGCTGA